TGATTTGTATGATCAATATTATTTTTTTAATTTAATCGTAAAAAGGGAGCATGCAAACTTTTTAGCAGAGAATTTGTATAATTATCTTTCGTTTAAATTGGGAAATTTATGAGCCAAAAATTCGATTTTTTATTTTTTTATGATTTAATTAATTCGTTTTTCAAGGTTTGATATTAATTAAATTGTAATTATTTTTTACAAACTAAATAAAACCTATGAACTAGTAATTACTCTGTATGTTATTAAAAAATAAACGTGTTATCTTCAATATAAGAAATACTAAAAATAACTAAAATACCCACATATCTAAATATCCAGCAAGTGATATGACTTTTGGTGAATACCAAAAATTACTTAATCAAATTGAATGGAATTGCCTTATAAATATTATGAAAGTTATTATTAATGAAAATGAAGTGTAACTATCCCCTAAAATAGTACATAAAAAAGTAGAAAATTCTCTATAATATTTTTAAGGAGAATTTCAATATGAAAAAATTATCGGAACACCAAATTGTCTCCATTTTAAAAGAAGCTGAAGTTGGTATCCCTATTAAAGAGCTTTGCCGTAAATATGGTATGGCCGTTTCTACTTTTTATAAATGGCGAGATAAATATGGCGGTATGCAATCATCGGACATTAAGCGGTTAAAACAGCTGGAAGCTGAAAATCGTAAACTTAAACAGATGTATGCTGAATTAAGTTTAACTTCTCAGCTCCAGCAAGAAATAATAAAAAAGCTATAGTGCCGACGGCAGTTCGTAAGAGTTGGGCACAAACACTACAGTCACAATACTGTATAACAATTAAAATGAGTTGCACTATTGTGAATTTAAGTCGCTGTGCTTACTACTATCAACCTAAATCGGCAGATGACACTATGATTATTTCATTACTTAAGTCAATAACAGACAAGCATTTACGTTGGGGATTTCCTAAGTGTTTTCATCGAATCAGGAAACTGGGATATACGTGGAATCATAAACGGATTTATCGAGTTTATTGTCAGTTAAAACTCAATATTCGTTCTAAACGCAATAAACGATTGCCCCAACGTTATCCAGAGCCATTATCAGTACCAAGTCGTTTGGGAGAATGTTGGTCAATGGATTTTATGAGTGATAGTTCTCAAAATCACCGCCGATTTAGAACCTTTAATGTTATTGATGACTTTAATCGAGAGGCATTAGGCATTGATATTGCGGTCAGTTTATCGGCAGGTAGAATTACCCGTTATTTAGACAGACTGGCTCAATATCACGGTTATCCATTAAAAATACGCGTTGATAATGGCACAGAATTTACCTCAAACAGATTTACAAGTTGGGCAAAATCACATGGAATAACCCTAGATTATATTAAACCAGGTAGTCCTTATCAAAACGGCTATATAGAACGATTTAACCGCACATATCGAACGGAGGTATTAGATCTGTATTTATTTAAAAATCTGGAACAAGTAAGAAAAATAACCGAAGAGTGGTTAGAAATGTATAACACAGAAAGACCGCATGAAGCATTAAATAATATGACACCAATTGAATATAGAAACATGAAGCAAATAGCATGATTTTCTACTTGATTTGTGTGCTAACAATGGGGTATTTACAGAAGCATTTGAGAAATTAAAAAAATTTTGATTTCTTGGAATGATGCTGATAGTGAAAAGTCCAAGAATTCGATGGATTATTTTATAGAACAATTAATATATTCTAAATGGGATAGAAATAGAATTTACAATTTTATATTTATATATGTAAGAAATAATTTATCTAATTTGGACTATGATATGATACCCGAAAAAGCTATTGATTATTTGAGTGATATAGAAACATCAATCATTGGATATTGCTGTCATTCTTGTTTCTTAAAGATTCCTGGTGAACCGTTAGATGAAAACGATCTAATAGCGTATGTTAGAGAAAACAAATGGAAAAATTGATAATAAATTATATTAAACTATATATTTTAAGCGTATTGCTTGATAAGTTGACAGGCTGCAAATGATTCAGGAAAGTGGCGCAGACAAACAGCAGAGCCTGTATCTGTATACAGACCTGCACAGTTATGAACCACTAGCGCAGTTCGTTATTCATCAAGAAAAAAACTAAAGAAGTAGCCACACACGCACATTATGGAAGGAAAAAATCAATACTACCTAAGCATCCACCTCATAATGCCTCTGATAGTGAATATAAGAAATGAAAAGCAAAGAAAGAACGTATCAGCAACAACAAAATTATAAAAAGCCAGAATTACATCCCTATTCTAAACATCCTGAACTGCATTTTTATGAAGGACAGAAACCAGATATAGATACCATCGGGAATAATAATATTCCAAATACGCATCATACTTTTTAATGAGAGTAATTATGAATCCTTTAAATTTTTTTATTGATAATTTTATTTCTAAAAACAGAAAAGAACGTTGGCAATATCTAGCAAATGGGAAATGGGAAAAATTCGCTGATAAAATCAAAGATCTTGATAAACATCTGAACAGTAATTGTGATAGAATTGAGAATAATGCCTTAGAGAAATTTAAAGAGATTATTAAGAAATATAATATCAAATCTGGATATTATTATGATTTTTATTCAAATAAATTAGAATTAAAAGTAGATGATTTTCATGATATCCATGATGATAGTCTTTTAATTTGCCCAGACAAAAAAATTGCTTTCTTTTTTCATCATGATGGATGGATATGGTTTTGCAAAATAACTGATAATTTAATTAATTTTTAAAATTTAGAAAGCTTGCTAAACCGCACTACATAGCCTTTACTCTTCTAAAATCTGATTCGCTGTAACAAGTTACTGTGCTTTAGAGGATATAAATACCAGTACGATGCTCATGGCAGCATCAGCAGCAAACAAACTGCCGGTAGCACTTAGTTACTACCACAACGATGCCGAACACTATCTCATCAAATTATGTATCGAAGAACTGGATTATACCCATCGTTATGGGGCTATGTTTTTGATTCATTAGGACGACGTTTTGAAAAACACCCGCTGGACAAAGACAGCCAACCTTATAACCGTACTCGCTTTATGTTTGATGGTTTAAGAATGATTGAGGGAATCAAACTGACCCAGCGCAAATCCTGTACCTGTATAGTGACACCAACAGCTATGAATCGCTGGCGCAAATAGACAGAAATGCTAATCAAGAACAGCACATCTACTACCTCCATACCTATGTAGACGGCATGCCGGAGGTGCTGAAGGATGAAGCTGGTGGAATCGTCAGGGAGTGCTCATACCAGCTGTGAGGCAAACCGATACAGGAAATTACTCATCCACTGATACAACAAAACCAGAGGTATCAGGGACAATATTTAGACAGAGAAACCGGAATGCATTACAATACTTTTAAGTACTACAATCCGGATATAGGCCGATTTACCCAGCCAGACCTGATAGAGCTACTTGGTGGTTTATATCCATATGTGCCAAATCCGTTAAGTTGGATTGATCCGCTAGGATTAGTTCTTACCTGTGTTGATTTTACGAGAAGTACTGATTTATTCCCAGGTAAAGGTAATCAGTAAAATATTGTTGAAATAACGATGCGAGGTTCTGGTTGGAGAGTTTGACTGAAGCGTTTAAACAAGCTGATATAACGAAAGCAGAATTTACAGATTATACATGGCATCATTTGGATGATTTTGATCCTATAACAGGTAAAACAGCTATAGAGTTAGTTGAAATTTCAGCTTATGAAGGTACTTTCCCTTATGCTGGATTGGTTTCTTTGTTTGAAAAACATTCAACCTGCTTTCTGGATCTTATGGAAGTTCATATGCTATTGCTATATCTCATACTAAAGTATGATTAGCTGGCCGTATTACAAAAGCGTTAAAAAGAGGTGTTCATAATGGATAATCCGTGCAAAGATTGCGAAAAAAATATTGTTCTTTCAGATATTAAATCTGTAGAGAAAGTTTTATCATATTGTTTTCCTGAGGAATTTATATTACATTATCTGTCCTTTAATGGTGGGATACCGTCCAGAGCTTGGTGGGAAAGCAATGATGATTTTGAACCATTAGAAATTGCTTTTTTGAAACCATTTAAATATAACAAATCAACTAATGATGACCCGAAATCTTTAATTGATGGTTGTTATCATGAGATGATCACAAAGAACGTGATTCCGATAAATATCATACCTTTTGGAAATGATTGGGGTGGTAATTATTTTTGTTTAGATAAGAATGATGGTAGTGTGATCTTTTATGCAACAGATTCATTTGATCCAAATCTTTCTATGGATAAAAATCATGTGTTAGTACAGAAAAAACTAGCTTCTTCCTTCAAAGAGTTTATGGACAAATTAGTTACCGAAGAGGATTTGGATTAGCTATTTAATTAATTTTAAGAGCCGGGCGAGAAATTGAATCTTCCTGGCTTTTTTATTATTTAATTCTCGTTCAGTAAACAAAACAAACCATGCCTTCCTTGATCTACTTAACCACTTAGCGATGATTTACTAACTCACATAATTGCTTTAGGTGAACAGTGGTAAAGAGTTGCTAACCTTATCTTCCGTGTTAAATGTCAGGTGGTTACACGCCTGAATAATCAAGTTGCTTATCTAGCTGAAATCATTTTCTGCTTTTTGTTAGATAAACAGTCTATTTTTGCAATAAGTTGCTACCACTTAGGCATCAGAAAGTGAGAAGAGATGCGGCAGGTAATAGTGTGTTTAAAAATATGATGGCATTTTAATCGTTCCAAAGCCTCGATTAAACTAAGAGTAGGA
The sequence above is drawn from the Gilliamella apicola genome and encodes:
- a CDS encoding IS3 family transposase (programmed frameshift), with the translated sequence MKKLSEHQIVSILKEAEVGIPIKELCRKYGMAVSTFYKWRDKYGGMQSSDIKRLKQLEAENRKLKQMYAELSLTSQLQQEIIKKLLVPTAVRKSWAQTLQSQYCITIKMSCTIVNLSRCAYYYQPKSADDTMIISLLKSITDKHLRWGFPKCFHRIRKLGYTWNHKRIYRVYCQLKLNIRSKRNKRLPQRYPEPLSVPSRLGECWSMDFMSDSSQNHRRFRTFNVIDDFNREALGIDIAVSLSAGRITRYLDRLAQYHGYPLKIRVDNGTEFTSNRFTSWAKSHGITLDYIKPGSPYQNGYIERFNRTYRTEVLDLYLFKNLEQVRKITEEWLEMYNTERPHEALNNMTPIEYRNMKQIA
- a CDS encoding RHS repeat-associated core domain-containing protein, yielding MHYNTFKYYNPDIGRFTQPDLIELLGGLYPYVPNPLSWIDPLGLVLTCVDFTRSTDLFPGKGNQ
- a CDS encoding HNH endonuclease family protein, translating into MTEAFKQADITKAEFTDYTWHHLDDFDPITGKTAIELVEISAYEGTFPYAGLVSLFEKHSTCFLDLMEVHMLLLYLILKYD
- a CDS encoding SMI1/KNR4 family protein — protein: MDNPCKDCEKNIVLSDIKSVEKVLSYCFPEEFILHYLSFNGGIPSRAWWESNDDFEPLEIAFLKPFKYNKSTNDDPKSLIDGCYHEMITKNVIPINIIPFGNDWGGNYFCLDKNDGSVIFYATDSFDPNLSMDKNHVLVQKKLASSFKEFMDKLVTEEDLD